A single genomic interval of Spirochaetota bacterium harbors:
- a CDS encoding aldo/keto reductase family protein codes for MKYRKLGKTGLQISEISLGGWLTYGNTTEIETTTNIINKAYELGINMFDCANVYAYGESEKVMGKILSQYNRETYILTTKAYWPMSDIPNDKGLSRKHLHAQINASLKKFNTEYIDIFYCHRFDTEADLYETVRTLDDFIRQGKIFYIGVSEWTASQIIEGLKIQDQYLLDRFVVNQPCYNILQRSVENEIVPTCINNGIGIIPFSPLAQGFLSGKYRKGKEIPKDSRAANDDINSFMQKHLIPENFDLIEKFISFAEQKDCTPSQLAISWLLHKSGVVSVLTGASSVSQIEDNSKAIEIILNEEELFSLENIFHKNIDK; via the coding sequence ATGAAATATAGAAAACTTGGAAAAACTGGTTTACAAATAAGTGAAATTAGCTTAGGTGGATGGTTAACATATGGTAATACAACAGAAATTGAAACAACTACTAATATTATTAATAAAGCCTATGAATTAGGTATTAATATGTTTGATTGTGCTAATGTTTATGCTTATGGAGAATCAGAAAAAGTTATGGGGAAAATTCTTAGCCAATATAATAGAGAAACTTATATTTTAACAACTAAAGCTTATTGGCCTATGAGTGATATACCTAATGACAAAGGATTATCAAGAAAACATCTACATGCACAAATTAACGCTTCATTAAAAAAATTTAATACAGAATATATAGATATTTTTTATTGTCATCGTTTTGATACAGAAGCTGATCTTTATGAAACAGTTCGTACTTTAGATGATTTTATTAGACAAGGTAAGATATTTTATATTGGTGTCAGTGAATGGACCGCTAGTCAAATTATTGAAGGATTAAAAATTCAAGATCAATATTTACTTGATAGATTTGTAGTAAATCAACCATGTTATAATATATTACAACGAAGTGTTGAAAATGAAATTGTACCAACCTGTATAAATAATGGTATAGGTATTATACCTTTTTCTCCTCTTGCTCAAGGATTTTTAAGTGGTAAATATAGAAAAGGGAAAGAAATCCCAAAAGATTCAAGAGCAGCAAATGATGATATTAATTCTTTTATGCAAAAACATTTAATTCCAGAAAATTTTGATTTGATAGAAAAATTTATTTCTTTTGCAGAGCAAAAAGATTGTACCCCTTCACAACTTGCTATTTCTTGGTTATTACACAAATCTGGAGTAGTATCTGTTCTCACAGGAGCATCTAGTGTATCCCAAATAGAAGACAATAGTAAAGCCATAGAAATTATACTTAATGAAGAAGAACTGTTTAGTTTAGAAAATATTTTTCATAAAAACATTGACAAATAG